The DNA segment CGGAAGAGGTGCTGGTCGCAGCCGGCGAGAGCGTACGTGGACCAGAAGGCGAGGTCTTCCCAGAACCAGCGGCACCCGAGACGGACGGCTGCCGCGTGAACGAGGAGGTGGTCGGGGTGGCGGGTGACGGCGGCGGGCGCGAGGAGCTCGGCGCCGGGGTGGGAGGCGACGATCCGGCGGAGCTCTTCGGTGATTCGGTCGATGCTCTCGGGGGCGTAGGGCCGGTATGGAGGATCGGCGTCCTTGTGACCGAGGAGGTGCCGACGGGCGGCGAACGGCGCGAGCGCGGCGGCTCCTTCACGGGCGCGTAGTTCGGAAACCGTTCTGGTGTCGGCGTACGTGGTCTCCAGGGCGGGGTGGACGCTGCGGGATCGGGTGAAGACGGTCGCGACGGTGAGCGGTCGGGGGTGGGCGAGGAAGGTACCGGAGGCGGACAGGGTGAAGTCGTCGTGGTGCGGTTCGATGACGAGGACCGGACGGCCGACGGGGGTGCGGGGCTCGATGAAGTACGGGACCCGGGCGTGGGGCGCGGCCATCTGAAGGACACGGCGGTCGTGGGCATGGTGGCGGTCGGCGAGGTGCCGGGTCCACTCCTGATGAGCGCGGTGGAGGTCGTCGGGGAAGGTGTAGATGCCGTGTCCGTCCGGTACGGGCAGGGGCGAGCGCACAGGGGGGGCTCCTTCGTCATCGCACGGTGGTCTCGTACCAGTGGCGCCATCTACGGGGCGACCGCAGACGCAGACGGGCGGTCAACGGGTTCTGCCACCAGAGCATCCGCAGGCTCGACCACTGGTCGTAGCGGCGCGTCGACGGGCGTACCCGCAGTTCGTCGAGGATCGTCACGGGTCTGCCGGTGACCTGTCCGTGGGAGACGAGACGGGCGAAGAACTCCACGTCCTCGCTCATGAACAGGTCGTCCCGGTATCCGCCGAGGCGGTGGAAGGCGTCGGCTGTGCAGAACTGGTTGACGCCCTGGGCGCCCCCGCGCCGGGTGCGGTAGTGGTCCCAGTAGGCGCACAGCAGGCGGGCGCCAAGGCGTTCGGGCGTGTAGAGCGGAGGGATGGCGCCGCCGACGGCTCCGGCGTCCATGGCCGCAGCGGCTGCGGTGACCGCCTCCAGAGGAAGTGCCACGTCGGCGTCGGTGAAGAACAGCCGATCGCCGCGGGCTGCGGTCGCTCCGGTGTTGCGGACCCGGCCGATGTTGCGGACGTCCTCGGTCACGACGCGGACGCCGAAGGAGGCTGCCATGTCGGCGGTGGCGTCGGTGCTGGCGTTGTCGACGAGGATCACCTCTCCCTTGTGACCGGTGGCCTCCTCCCAGCGGATGAGAGATGCGAGGACGGAGGGCAGGTAACGGGGTAAGTAGGCGGCTTCGTTGTAGGCAGGGATCACTACCGACAGAGCAGGGGTGGTCATCGGCGCGTCCTTTCCGGGCGGCGGGTGCGGAAGAGGTGCGGGGCGCGTCGGTTCAGGTCGTCCAGGCGGCGTTCCCACAGGACGCCGTCGTCACCCGGGGATGAGTGCGCCCAGCAGCGCATGGTGTGGAAGACGGCCCATGCGGCCAGCAAGTGCTGGTCGAGGGCGAGAGGGTAGGCATGGGTGACCGTGCGGACCCGGAGCGGCGACAGGGCATCCATCATGACCAGGGTCTGGGCGATGTCGGACTCGCGGGGACCGACTGCGGCATCGGTGAAGTCGACCAGGTGGCGGACAGCGCGGGGGCCGGCGAGCACGACGTTGTCACCGTGCAGGTCACCGTGGCACCACACGAGCGCCGAGTCTGAGGCATCGGCGATAGCGGCCAGGGCGGGCCCGAGGCGATCCAGGCTGCTGGGCGGGCAACGACGTCCGAGCGAGGCGACCTGCTCGTAGAACGGCCGACGTGACGCCCACGGCTGGACGGGTGCTCGGTGCAGGCGCCCGAGCAGACCGGCCAGGTCCTTCAGGGCCCGCTCGTCGGAAACCCGGCCGCAGCGCATGGCGCTGCCGAGTGTCAGCGGACCGAGATCGGAGGTGATGAGGGCGGTCGCCTCGTGACCGGGGACGTGCCCGTATCCGTTGACAGCCGGTACGGGTACGTGGCCGGACACCGCTCGGATCGCAGCGCTCTCCGTGGTCGCGTTCCGGCGGGCGGTGGCCGCGTACAGCTTGATCACCACGCTCCTCCCGTCCGCCAGGCCCACCCGGTACACGGCCGTGCGCGAGCGGGCGGACAGGCGGCATGCGGCGTGGGCCGGAACACCGGCCAGGGCGAGGGCAGCGCGCGCGACGACGGCCGGGACCGCCCCGATCACCGCACACCCGCAGGTTCCATGCCGACAGCGCCCAGTCGGCGGACCTGCCTCATGGCACCCGCCAGGTGTCGGCGGTACTCGACGACATCCTCCGTGACGGGGCAGTCGGCCTGCCACGGCTTCAGGGGCCCGACGAAGTGCACGAGGGCGGCGGCCGGATCGGGCTTCGGCGACCGCGTGACGACCCGGCGCACCCAGTTCCCACGTTCGAGGAACCGGCCGACTTCGAACCGGTTGAATCCGCCGGGCACCGGTCGCACTCGGCCGGCTCGCAGGAGCCACAGGTTCAGAGCGTCCTGGTCGTTGTGGAGGATGTGCCGCCGGGCGTGGGTCAGGGCGTGCTCGACGCCTCGGCGAATGCGGGGCATCCGGTCGGTGTAGGTCCAGAGCACGCCCGCGTTGAAGTAAGGGCGTCCGCGCAGATGGGGCCAGCGTTCAGCTGCTCCGGGCAGCGCAGGGCACTCACCCACGGCCGGGTTGAACTCGTCGCGTACGGCACCGGTCTCGTCCGGCCCGAGGGAGCCCAGCGGGCCGGTGAGGTCTCCCCGTACGAGAACGTCCGCGTCCACGTAGATCAGGTAAGGCCGGCGGACGAAGGCCAGGGTGAACTCGAAGCGCAGATAGGTGGTGACGGTGATGTAGGAGGCGTCGGCCATCCGTGAGGTCCGCAGTGGTGAGCAGCGACGGATGTCGAAGGAGCCGAAGCCCCTTCGCTTGGCGAAGTCGGAGAGGAGCAGGGACTGTGCCCGGGTGAGGTCGAGAGTGAGGACCCGCACGGCCGCGCTGCGGCGGGCGGTAGGAGTGAGACTGTCGGCCAGGCCACCGAGGGCGGCGAGGCCGGGGACAAGATATTGCTGGTCGATGCACAGGCCGAACGCGTACATGGGCGCTTCGCCTTTCGGGCGTGGTGCACGGGCATGAGGAACAGGTCGACAGCTGTCGAAGGGCACCGGGTGCGTGGGGGCTTACGGACTGTCCCGGGTTCTTGCACGGGCGAGGACTTCGAGGGTGTTGGGGCCGTCGGTCTCCCAGTGAGGGCCGCCGCCGGTCGGCGGTCGCAATACCCACACGGTGCCGCCGGCTCGCACGTCGGTGACGATCGCTCGGCGTCCGCTTCCGTCCCTGACGAGATCGCCGACCCAGGCCCGCTCCACAGTCACGCGGTGCCCTCCTCGGGCGCATCGCTCCGCGGAGACCATCCGGAGGCCGCGTCCGCGATGTCGCGCCGTCGCCCGCTCTGGCCGGGGGTACGACGGGCGGGCGAGGCGCCCGAGGCATCCACCAGGAACCCGCCTCGCTCACGGATGAGGGCACCGAGGCCGGCGAACTGGGCTTCATCGATGGCGACGTGGTTCAGGGTGCTGACGATGACGCCCCTGATCATCCCGGCGGAGAGGGCGGACGTGACGGCCTGCCAGCCGGGCCGTTCCGCGAGCGGAAGCGCCGGATCGAAGTCGGACCAGACGCCTGCCACGTGCCAGAGGCGAGCGCCGGCGTAGTAGCGACCTCGCTCTTCTCCCTCATGGGTGGCGCTGGAGGTGGGGGCGCAGGCGTAGATGGCGACGGGGACGTTTCCCAGACCACCGGGTGGATTGATCGGCATGCCCACAAGGCTGCTGTGCTGGCCCGCATGAGCCCAGGCACGGCCCGTGACGTCGACGGCACTCCGTACCTTGTTGCTGTGCCACGTCCCGTGGCAGCGGAGGAAAGCCCGCTCGGTCAGGTGTAACGACCCGTATCAGTCCGGCCGATGGCAGCCCTACGACCACCATGGAGCGTTGCAGTGCCGACGGAGGTCAGCGCACGCCGAGAGGAACACCTGCCGAGTCGGCGAGCCCCCTCAGCCGGTGGACGGACACCCCGGCGAGCCGACTGATGATGACGCCGGGGAGCATCTGGTGGCGCACCCACCCCGGGGCCATCGTGCAGACGGCCTGGAGGGTGTCGGCGGCGGCGTCCCAGCGCCGGGATTCAACCTGGGTGAGGGCGACGTCCAGGCCGTAGCGTGCCCGGGTGGCCAGGGGGACGTTGTCGTCCAGGCGAACGGTGTCCATCAGCCGCAGCGCTCCTGCGGTGTCGCCGAGCGCCACGGCGATGCTCATGGCCTGCGTAGCGGCGTACATCGGCCCGTACGGCTGGGCGTGGAAGCCACGGGCACATTCCTTACCGATGCGGGCGGCGACGGCATGAGCCTGGGAGAGGTACTCGCGGGCACTGTCCGCACCGGCACCGCCTCGGGACGCGGCGACGGCAGCGTTGGTGACGAGCTGCCCGTACACGCTCAGCCGGTCCGGATCGTGCTCGCTCATCTTGGGCTCGATCCGGTCGGCCTGGGCTGCGGCGAGGAGGAACCCTTGCTTCGTACGGCCGTCTCTAAGGTTGACCCACGCAGTTGTGGCTGCGAGGTGGGCGTCACGCAGATCGTCACCGGCTTGCACGGCGATCTGGCGGCCGTACGTAAGTGCCGCGTACGCGAGATCGCGGGAACCGAGCACGTTGGCGGCCATGCCCGCGGTCTGGAAGGTGTCGATCAGGATGCCGGCGGCGGCCTCCCGCTCGGCGGGGCCGGTCACGTCGAACCTGGCTCGCGCCTCGGGGAGAAGTTGCCCCAGGAGGGTGCCGAGTTCGGTGTACCGGCCTGCCCAGTAAGCGGCGTCCGCACGGCGGACGACGGCACGGAGTTCTTCGGCGGTGCCGGGCTCGACATCGGCGGGGATGCCAATAGCGGCGTCATGGGTGGCTGCGGAGACCAGGCGCAAGGCGGCCCGCTCGTCGCGGTCCATGGACCGCCGTGGCGCCTGCTGGCCGAGGAGCACGGCGATGTCCGTGCCGAGTGCGTCGGCGATCGAGAGCAGGGACGGGAGGGAAGCGGTCCCACCGCGTTCGAGCTTGCGGACCACGCCGACGGAAACAGCGGCGGCTTCTGCCAACTGCTCCTGCGTCATGCCACCGCGGAGCGCCTTCATGCGCTCAGAGGTGGTGTATTCCGACCACTGCATGATCCAGAACCTCCGCGTGATGGTCTCTACACGGACAGTAC comes from the Streptomyces sp. NBC_01471 genome and includes:
- a CDS encoding PIG-L deacetylase family protein; this encodes MRSPLPVPDGHGIYTFPDDLHRAHQEWTRHLADRHHAHDRRVLQMAAPHARVPYFIEPRTPVGRPVLVIEPHHDDFTLSASGTFLAHPRPLTVATVFTRSRSVHPALETTYADTRTVSELRAREGAAALAPFAARRHLLGHKDADPPYRPYAPESIDRITEELRRIVASHPGAELLAPAAVTRHPDHLLVHAAAVRLGCRWFWEDLAFWSTYALAGCDQHLFRTRTGATMRPELVDITDVVLDKVTVLRMHASQMYPARKMYRPIRHAFTTAADLVGPPGLYAERFYRTEPTC
- a CDS encoding glycosyltransferase — translated: MTTPALSVVIPAYNEAAYLPRYLPSVLASLIRWEEATGHKGEVILVDNASTDATADMAASFGVRVVTEDVRNIGRVRNTGATAARGDRLFFTDADVALPLEAVTAAAAAMDAGAVGGAIPPLYTPERLGARLLCAYWDHYRTRRGGAQGVNQFCTADAFHRLGGYRDDLFMSEDVEFFARLVSHGQVTGRPVTILDELRVRPSTRRYDQWSSLRMLWWQNPLTARLRLRSPRRWRHWYETTVR
- a CDS encoding glycosyltransferase — its product is MYAFGLCIDQQYLVPGLAALGGLADSLTPTARRSAAVRVLTLDLTRAQSLLLSDFAKRRGFGSFDIRRCSPLRTSRMADASYITVTTYLRFEFTLAFVRRPYLIYVDADVLVRGDLTGPLGSLGPDETGAVRDEFNPAVGECPALPGAAERWPHLRGRPYFNAGVLWTYTDRMPRIRRGVEHALTHARRHILHNDQDALNLWLLRAGRVRPVPGGFNRFEVGRFLERGNWVRRVVTRSPKPDPAAALVHFVGPLKPWQADCPVTEDVVEYRRHLAGAMRQVRRLGAVGMEPAGVR
- a CDS encoding helix-turn-helix domain-containing protein, which codes for MQWSEYTTSERMKALRGGMTQEQLAEAAAVSVGVVRKLERGGTASLPSLLSIADALGTDIAVLLGQQAPRRSMDRDERAALRLVSAATHDAAIGIPADVEPGTAEELRAVVRRADAAYWAGRYTELGTLLGQLLPEARARFDVTGPAEREAAAGILIDTFQTAGMAANVLGSRDLAYAALTYGRQIAVQAGDDLRDAHLAATTAWVNLRDGRTKQGFLLAAAQADRIEPKMSEHDPDRLSVYGQLVTNAAVAASRGGAGADSAREYLSQAHAVAARIGKECARGFHAQPYGPMYAATQAMSIAVALGDTAGALRLMDTVRLDDNVPLATRARYGLDVALTQVESRRWDAAADTLQAVCTMAPGWVRHQMLPGVIISRLAGVSVHRLRGLADSAGVPLGVR
- a CDS encoding phosphotransferase, whose protein sequence is MIGAVPAVVARAALALAGVPAHAACRLSARSRTAVYRVGLADGRSVVIKLYAATARRNATTESAAIRAVSGHVPVPAVNGYGHVPGHEATALITSDLGPLTLGSAMRCGRVSDERALKDLAGLLGRLHRAPVQPWASRRPFYEQVASLGRRCPPSSLDRLGPALAAIADASDSALVWCHGDLHGDNVVLAGPRAVRHLVDFTDAAVGPRESDIAQTLVMMDALSPLRVRTVTHAYPLALDQHLLAAWAVFHTMRCWAHSSPGDDGVLWERRLDDLNRRAPHLFRTRRPERTRR